One Micromonospora sp. FIMYZ51 genomic window carries:
- the nrdR gene encoding transcriptional regulator NrdR, with the protein MRCPYCRHADSRVVDSREADDGQLIRRRRSCPECGKRFTTVEEAVLAVVKRSGVTEPFSRTKIIGGVRKACQGRPVDEDSIAILAQRVEETIRAKGAAEIPSHEVGLAILGPLRDLDEVAYLRFASVYRSFDSLADFEREIETLRAAAHAREGTGAATTGAQ; encoded by the coding sequence ATGCGGTGTCCGTACTGCCGGCACGCCGACTCCCGGGTGGTCGACTCGCGGGAGGCCGACGACGGCCAGCTGATCCGTCGGCGGCGTTCCTGCCCGGAGTGTGGCAAACGGTTCACCACCGTCGAGGAGGCGGTGCTTGCGGTGGTCAAGCGCAGCGGGGTGACCGAGCCGTTCAGCCGTACGAAGATCATCGGCGGGGTACGCAAGGCGTGCCAGGGCCGGCCGGTCGACGAGGACTCGATCGCGATCCTGGCGCAGCGGGTCGAGGAGACCATCCGGGCCAAGGGGGCCGCCGAGATCCCCAGCCACGAGGTGGGGCTGGCCATCCTGGGGCCGCTCCGCGACCTGGACGAGGTCGCCTACCTGCGGTTCGCAAGCGTCTACCGGTCGTTCGACTCGCTCGCCGACTTCGAGCGGGAGATCGAGACGCTACGGGCCGCCGCGCACGCCCGGGAAGGCACCGGGGCTGCCACGACCGGCGCGCAGTGA
- the lexA gene encoding transcriptional repressor LexA gives MTEDRATRPQSPQQSTEAGPPAGRRRSVSRTRSGPPALRSVTPVASAFPDPATVDLTARQRRILDFIRTWVERHGYPPSVREIGEAVGLVSPSSVAYQLKELEKKGFLRRDPNRPRAVDVRSPNDVDDELSRSQRPAPAYVPMLGRIAAGGPILAEQSMEDVFPLPRELVGEGEVFMLQVKGDSMLDAAICDGDWVVVRQQPTADSGEIVAAMLDGEATVKTYRRRDGHVWLMPQNPAFDPIPGDDATIMGRVVAVLRRI, from the coding sequence GTGACCGAGGACCGGGCCACCCGGCCACAGAGCCCGCAACAGAGCACCGAGGCGGGCCCGCCGGCCGGCCGCCGCCGCAGCGTCTCCCGCACCCGCAGCGGGCCGCCGGCCCTGCGTTCGGTCACGCCGGTGGCCAGTGCCTTTCCCGACCCGGCCACGGTCGACCTGACCGCCCGGCAGCGACGCATCCTCGACTTCATCCGCACCTGGGTGGAGCGGCACGGTTACCCGCCAAGCGTGCGTGAGATCGGTGAGGCGGTGGGGCTGGTCTCCCCGTCCAGCGTCGCCTACCAGCTCAAGGAGCTGGAGAAGAAGGGCTTCCTGCGCCGCGACCCGAACCGGCCCCGAGCGGTGGATGTCCGCTCGCCAAACGACGTGGACGACGAGCTGAGCCGCTCGCAGCGCCCGGCGCCCGCGTACGTGCCGATGCTCGGCCGAATCGCCGCCGGTGGGCCGATCCTCGCCGAACAGTCGATGGAGGATGTCTTCCCGCTGCCCCGGGAACTCGTCGGCGAGGGCGAGGTCTTCATGCTCCAGGTCAAGGGCGACTCGATGCTCGACGCGGCGATCTGCGACGGGGACTGGGTGGTGGTCCGGCAGCAGCCGACCGCGGACTCCGGCGAGATCGTCGCCGCCATGCTCGACGGCGAGGCGACGGTGAAGACCTACCGCCGCCGCGACGGCCACGTCTGGCTGATGCCGCAGAATCCGGCCTTCGACCCGATCCCGGGCGACGACGCCACGATCATGGGCCGGGTGGTCGCCGTGCTGCGCCGCATCTGA
- the hflX gene encoding GTPase HflX yields MPDQETYVSFPDDELETTTGEYELSERQALRRVPGLSTELTDVTEVEYRQLRLERVVLVGVWTEGSQADAENSLTELAALAETAGSQVLEGLIQRRNRPDPATYIGRGKVDDLGSVVVSAGADTVICDGELSPSQLRNLEQRTKVKVVDRTALILDIFAQHAKSKEGRAQVELAQLEYLLPRLRGWGETLSRQTGGSGRGGGAGGGVGVRGPGETKLETDRRRIRHRIARLRREIKAMRTVRETKRARRTRNAIPAVAIAGYTNAGKSSLLNRLTGAGVLVEDALFATLDPTTRRASTPDGRVYTLSDTVGFVRHLPHQIVEAFRSTLEEVAEADLVVHVVDGAHPDPQEQVRAVREVLSEVGADRLPELLVVNKTDAADEETLLQLKRLWPDAVFVSAHSGRGIDELREAIERRLPRPAVEVRVVLPYDRGDLVARLHRQGEVLSTAHLPEGTMLHVRVNEALAAELVPFGDPAEAVHTVR; encoded by the coding sequence TTGCCAGACCAGGAGACCTACGTTTCTTTCCCCGACGACGAGCTCGAAACCACCACCGGCGAGTACGAGCTCTCCGAGCGGCAGGCACTGCGACGGGTCCCCGGCCTCTCCACCGAGCTGACCGACGTCACCGAGGTCGAATACCGACAGCTGCGGCTGGAGCGGGTGGTCCTGGTCGGCGTCTGGACCGAGGGCAGCCAGGCCGACGCGGAGAACTCCCTCACCGAGCTGGCCGCGCTGGCCGAGACCGCCGGCTCGCAGGTGCTCGAAGGGCTCATCCAGCGGCGCAACCGGCCGGACCCGGCCACCTACATCGGTCGCGGCAAGGTCGACGACCTCGGTTCGGTGGTGGTCTCCGCCGGCGCGGACACGGTGATCTGCGACGGGGAACTCTCCCCGTCCCAACTGCGCAACCTGGAGCAGCGCACCAAGGTCAAGGTGGTCGACCGGACCGCGCTGATCCTCGACATCTTCGCCCAGCACGCCAAGAGCAAGGAAGGGCGGGCCCAGGTCGAGCTGGCCCAGCTCGAATACCTCCTGCCCCGGCTGCGGGGTTGGGGCGAGACGCTCTCCCGGCAGACCGGTGGGTCGGGCCGTGGCGGTGGCGCCGGTGGCGGCGTCGGCGTGCGTGGTCCCGGTGAGACCAAGCTGGAAACCGACAGGCGGCGCATCCGCCACCGGATCGCCCGGCTACGCCGGGAGATCAAGGCCATGCGGACGGTACGCGAGACCAAGCGCGCCCGGCGCACCCGCAACGCCATCCCGGCGGTGGCCATCGCCGGCTACACGAACGCCGGCAAGTCGAGCCTGCTGAACCGGCTCACCGGGGCGGGCGTGTTGGTGGAGGACGCGCTCTTCGCCACGCTCGACCCGACCACGCGCCGGGCCAGCACCCCCGACGGGCGGGTCTACACGCTCTCCGACACCGTCGGATTCGTCCGGCACCTGCCGCACCAGATCGTCGAGGCGTTCCGCTCGACGCTTGAGGAGGTCGCCGAGGCGGATCTGGTCGTGCACGTGGTCGACGGTGCCCACCCGGATCCGCAGGAGCAGGTCCGGGCCGTACGGGAGGTGCTCTCCGAGGTCGGTGCGGACCGGCTGCCAGAACTGCTGGTGGTCAACAAGACTGACGCGGCCGACGAGGAGACGCTGCTCCAGCTGAAGCGGCTCTGGCCGGACGCGGTCTTCGTCTCCGCGCACAGCGGGCGCGGCATCGACGAGCTACGCGAGGCGATCGAGCGGCGGTTGCCCCGCCCGGCCGTCGAGGTGCGGGTGGTGCTGCCGTACGACCGGGGTGACCTGGTGGCCCGCCTGCACCGGCAGGGCGAGGTGCTCAGCACGGCCCACCTGCCGGAGGGCACCATGCTGCACGTCCGGGTCAACGAGGCACTGGCGGCCGAGTTGGTTCCGTTCGGCGACCCGGCGGAAGCGGTCCATACCGTGCGGTAA